From Papaver somniferum cultivar HN1 unplaced genomic scaffold, ASM357369v1 unplaced-scaffold_99, whole genome shotgun sequence, the proteins below share one genomic window:
- the LOC113346337 gene encoding probable L-ascorbate peroxidase 6, chloroplastic/mitochondrial isoform X1, translating into MAAEQIVLSSTMSCLTTPASSSPSRLPPFSSSTKSRVSLLSTSSPSSSVTSLRSSTFYSSPLPSLSIHHQRRSSLTHVTKTGAAVVNPTCFASDPDQLKSAREDIKQLLKTTFCHPIMIRLGWHDAGTYNKDVQEFPQRGGANGSLRFDVELKHGANAGLVNALKLLQPIKEKYPGVTYADLFQLASATAIEDAGGPKIPMKYGRVDVSVPDECPEEGRLPDAGPPSPADHLRKVFYRMGLNDKEIVALSGAHTLGRSRPERSGWGKPETKYTKDGPGAPGGQSWTAEWLKFDNSYFKDIKEKRDEDLLVLPTDAALFDDPSFKVYAEKYATNQEEFFKDYAEAHAKLSNQGAQFNPPEGFSIEDGSPNPKAEKFVASKYSSGKRELSDSMKQKIRAEYEGFGGSPDKPLKTNYFLNIIIIISVLAILTSLLGN; encoded by the exons aTGGCAGCAGAACAGATAGTGTTGTCATCAACAATGTCTTGCTTAACTACTCCtgcttcttcttccccttctcgtCTCCCTCCAttttcttcatcaacaaaatccaGAGTTTCTTTACTCTCCActtcatctccttcttcttctgttaCTTCTCTTAGATCTTCCACTTTTTATTCTTCTCCTCTTCCTTCTCTCTCCATCCATCATCAAAGGAGGTCATCATTGACTCATGTAACCAAGACAGGAGCAGCAGTAGTGAATCCAACATGCTTTGCATCAGATCCCGATCAGTTGAAAAGTGCAAGAGAAGATATCAAACAACTTCTCAAGACTACTTTCTGTCATCCAATCATG ATTCGTTTGGGATGGCATGATGCTGGTACTTATAACAAGGATGTTCAAGAGTTTCCACAAAGAGGTGGAGCTAATGGAAGTTTGCGTTTCGATGTAGAACTGAAACATGGAGCTAATGCTG GTCTTGTTAATGCATTGAAGCTACTTCAGCCTATTAAAGAAAAGTATCCAGGCGTTACATATGCGGATTTGTTCCAATTGGCCAGTGCTACTGCTATTGAG GACGCTGGAGGGCCTAAGATTCCCATGAAGTATGGACGAGTGGATGTCTCAGTACCGGACGAATGTCCAGAAGAAGGAAGGCTTCCAG ATGCTGGTCCTCCTTCACCTGCTGATCATCTTCGTAAAGTCTTCTATAGAATGGGACTAAATGACAAG GAGATTGTCGCATTGTCTGGCGCACACACTCTGGGGAGGTCTAGACCAGAACGAAGTGGTTGGGGAAAGCCAGAAACAAAATATACG AAAGATGGACCAGGGGCACCAGGAGGTCAATCATGGACTGCTGAGTGGTTGAAGTTTGATAATTCTTATTTTAAG GATATCAAAGAGAAAAGGGACGAGGATTTGCTGGTTTTGCCCACTGATGCTGCTCTATTTGATGATCCATCATTCAAG GTATATGCTGAGAAATATGCAACAAATCAGGAGGAGTTTTTCAAGGACTACGCTGAAGCCCATGCAAAGCTCAGCAATCAGGGTGCACAATTCAACCCTCCCGAG GGTTTCTCAATAGAAGATGGCTCGCcaaatcctaaagcagagaaattcGTGGCATCCAAATACTCATCTGGAAAG AGAGAGCTTTCTGACTCAATGAAGCAGAAGATTAGAGCAGAGTATGAAGGGTTTGGTGGCAGCCCAGATAAGCCTCTTAAAACAAACTACTTTTTAAATATTATAATTATCATCTCTGTTTTAGCTATTTTAACATCTCTTCTTGGGAACTAA
- the LOC113346337 gene encoding probable L-ascorbate peroxidase 6, chloroplastic/mitochondrial isoform X2: MAAEQIVLSSTMSCLTTPASSSPSRLPPFSSSTKSRVSLLSTSSPSSSVTSLRSSTFYSSPLPSLSIHHQRRSSLTHVTKTGAAVVNPTCFASDPDQLKSAREDIKQLLKTTFCHPIMIRLGWHDAGTYNKDVQEFPQRGGANGSLRFDVELKHGANAGLVNALKLLQPIKEKYPGVTYADLFQLASATAIEDAGGPKIPMKYGRVDVSVPDECPEEGRLPDAGPPSPADHLRKVFYRMGLNDKEIVALSGAHTLGRSRPERSGWGKPETKYTKDGPGAPGGQSWTAEWLKFDNSYFKDIKEKRDEDLLVLPTDAALFDDPSFKVYAEKYATNQEEFFKDYAEAHAKLSNQGAQFNPPEGFSIEDGSPNPKAEKFVASKYSSGKG, encoded by the exons aTGGCAGCAGAACAGATAGTGTTGTCATCAACAATGTCTTGCTTAACTACTCCtgcttcttcttccccttctcgtCTCCCTCCAttttcttcatcaacaaaatccaGAGTTTCTTTACTCTCCActtcatctccttcttcttctgttaCTTCTCTTAGATCTTCCACTTTTTATTCTTCTCCTCTTCCTTCTCTCTCCATCCATCATCAAAGGAGGTCATCATTGACTCATGTAACCAAGACAGGAGCAGCAGTAGTGAATCCAACATGCTTTGCATCAGATCCCGATCAGTTGAAAAGTGCAAGAGAAGATATCAAACAACTTCTCAAGACTACTTTCTGTCATCCAATCATG ATTCGTTTGGGATGGCATGATGCTGGTACTTATAACAAGGATGTTCAAGAGTTTCCACAAAGAGGTGGAGCTAATGGAAGTTTGCGTTTCGATGTAGAACTGAAACATGGAGCTAATGCTG GTCTTGTTAATGCATTGAAGCTACTTCAGCCTATTAAAGAAAAGTATCCAGGCGTTACATATGCGGATTTGTTCCAATTGGCCAGTGCTACTGCTATTGAG GACGCTGGAGGGCCTAAGATTCCCATGAAGTATGGACGAGTGGATGTCTCAGTACCGGACGAATGTCCAGAAGAAGGAAGGCTTCCAG ATGCTGGTCCTCCTTCACCTGCTGATCATCTTCGTAAAGTCTTCTATAGAATGGGACTAAATGACAAG GAGATTGTCGCATTGTCTGGCGCACACACTCTGGGGAGGTCTAGACCAGAACGAAGTGGTTGGGGAAAGCCAGAAACAAAATATACG AAAGATGGACCAGGGGCACCAGGAGGTCAATCATGGACTGCTGAGTGGTTGAAGTTTGATAATTCTTATTTTAAG GATATCAAAGAGAAAAGGGACGAGGATTTGCTGGTTTTGCCCACTGATGCTGCTCTATTTGATGATCCATCATTCAAG GTATATGCTGAGAAATATGCAACAAATCAGGAGGAGTTTTTCAAGGACTACGCTGAAGCCCATGCAAAGCTCAGCAATCAGGGTGCACAATTCAACCCTCCCGAG GGTTTCTCAATAGAAGATGGCTCGCcaaatcctaaagcagagaaattcGTGGCATCCAAATACTCATCTGGAAAG GGTTAA